In Gossypium arboreum isolate Shixiya-1 chromosome 5, ASM2569848v2, whole genome shotgun sequence, a single genomic region encodes these proteins:
- the LOC108453327 gene encoding protein NSP-INTERACTING KINASE 3 isoform X1 produces the protein MEIKNLMLFRLGLLILALNGVSSATLSPTGINYEVVALMAIKLNLRDPYNVLENWDSNSVDPCSWRMVTCTADGYVSALGLPSQSLSGTLSTSIGNLSYLQSVLLQNNAISGSIPATIGKLEKLGTLDLSNNTFSGEIPASLGDLKNLNYLRLNNNSLTGACPESLSKIGGLSLVDLSFNNLSGSLPKISARTFKVVGNPLICGPKASNNCSAFFPEPLSLPPDGLKAQSDSGSKGHHVAVAFGASFGAAFFIILFMGLLVWWRYRRNQQIFFDVNEQYVLEVCLGHLKRYTFKELRAATDHFNSKNILGRGGFGIVYKGLLSDGTLVAVKRLKDYNIAGGEIQFQTEVETISLAVHRNLLRLSGFCTTENERLLVYPYMPNGSVASRLRDNIHGRPALDWTRRKRISLGTARGLVYLHEQCDPKIIHRDVKAANILLDEDFEAVVGDFGLAKLLDHQDSHVTTAVRGTVGHIAPEYLSTGQSSEKTDVFGFGILLLELITGQKALDFGRAANQKGVMLDWVKKLHQDGKLSLLVDKDLKGNFDRIELEEMVQVALLCTQFNPLHRPRMSEVLRMLEGDGLAEKWEASQMIKTPNLRSCDNDNPPQRYSDFIEESSLVLEAMELSGPR, from the exons ATGGAAATAAAGAATTTGATGCTGTTTAGACTGGGGTTACTGATTTTGGCATTGAATGGGGTTTCCTCTGCAACTCTTTCTCCTACTGGTATAAATTATGAAG TGGTTGCTTTAATGGCCATAAAATTGAATCTACGCGATCCATACAATGTTCTCGAAAATTGGGATTCGAATTCGGTTGATCCATGTAGTTGGAGGATGGTTACTTGCACTGCAGATGGATATGTTTCTGCCTT GGGACTTCCTAGTCAGAGCTTATCCGGGACCTTATCAACATCGATAGGGAACCTTAGCTACTTGCAATCAGT GTTGCTTCAGAATAATGCTATTTCAGGTTCCATTCCAGCTACCATCGGGAAGTTAGAAAAGCTTGGAACTCTCGATCTCTCCAACAATACTTTCAGTGGTGAAATACCTGCCTCCTTGGGAGACCTGAAAAACTTAAACTATTT GCGGTTAAACAACAACAGCCTTACCGGAGCCTGCCCGGAATCTTTGTCAAAAATCGGAGGTCTCAGTCTTGT GGACCTATCTTTCAATAATCTGAGTGGTTCCCTTCCAAAAATATCAGCAAGGACTTTCAA AGTTGTTGGAAACCCTTTAATTTGTGGACCTAAGGCAAGCAACAATTGTTCTGCTTTCTTTCCCGAGCCTCTTTCTCTCCCACCCGATGGTCTAAAAG CTCAATCAGACTCCGGATCGAAAGGTCATCATGTAGCTGTTGCTTTTGGTGCTAGCTTTGGTGCGGCTTTTTTCATCATACTGTTTATGGGGTTACTAGTTTGGTGGAGATATAGACGCAACCAGCAGATTTTCTTTGATGTTAATG AACAATATGTCCTGGAAGTATGCTTGGGCCATTTGAAGAGGTATACATTTAAGGAGCTTAGGGCTGCAACTGACCATTTCAACTCAAAAAATATTCTTGGGAGAGGTGGATTCGGGATAGTGTACAAGGGTTTGTTGAGTGACGGGACTTTGGTGGCCGTTAAAAGGCTGAAGGACTACAATATAGCTGGCGGTGAGATTCAATTTCAGACAGAAGTAGAGACAATAAGTTTAGCTGTGCATCGCAATCTTCTCAGACTTTCTGGATTCTGTACAACTGAGAATGAACGGCTCCTGGTTTACCCCTATATGCCAAATGGAAGTGTAGCATCTAGACTAAGAG ACAATATTCATGGTCGGCCTGCTTTAGACTGGACAAGGCGGAAGAGGATATCCTTAGGTACTGCTAGGGGGCTTGTATACTTGCATGAACagtgtgacccaaaaatcattcATCGGGATGTCAAAGCTGCCAACATCTTGTTGGACGAAGACTTTGAGGCCGTTGTTGGAGATTTTGGGTTGGCAAAGCTTTTAGACCACCAAGATTCTCATGTAACGACTGCAGTCCGTGGTACTGTTGGTCACATTGCTCCAGAGTATTTATCAACAGGTCAGTCATCAGAAAAGACAGATGTATTTGGGTTCGGGATCCTGCTCCTCGAGCTAATCACTGGTCAGAAGGCCTTGGATTTCGGACGAGCAGCAAATCAGAAGGGTGTAATGCTCGATTGG GTAAAGAAGCTACATCAGGATGGTAAACTGAGCCTACTGGTGGATAAAGATCTAAAGGGAAATTTTGACAGGATTGAGTTGGAAGAAATGGTTCAAGTTGCCCTATTGTGCACTCAATTCAATCCGTTACACCGTCCGAGGATGTCCGAAGTATTAAGGATGCTAGAAGGTGATGGTTTAGCCGAGAAATGGGAAGCATCACAAATGATAAAGACGCCGAATCTCCGATCATGCGATAACGATAACCCTCCTCAACGGTACTCGGATTTTATAGAAGAATCATCACTTGTGCTTGAAGCCATGGAGCTTTCTGGTCCTAGGTGA
- the LOC108453327 gene encoding protein NSP-INTERACTING KINASE 3 isoform X2: protein MEIKNLMLFRLGLLILALNGVSSATLSPTGINYEVVALMAIKLNLRDPYNVLENWDSNSVDPCSWRMVTCTADGYVSALGLPSQSLSGTLSTSIGNLSYLQSVLLQNNAISGSIPATIGKLEKLGTLDLSNNTFSGEIPASLGDLKNLNYLRLNNNSLTGACPESLSKIGGLSLVDLSFNNLSGSLPKISARTFKVVGNPLICGPKASNNCSAFFPEPLSLPPDGLKDSGSKGHHVAVAFGASFGAAFFIILFMGLLVWWRYRRNQQIFFDVNEQYVLEVCLGHLKRYTFKELRAATDHFNSKNILGRGGFGIVYKGLLSDGTLVAVKRLKDYNIAGGEIQFQTEVETISLAVHRNLLRLSGFCTTENERLLVYPYMPNGSVASRLRDNIHGRPALDWTRRKRISLGTARGLVYLHEQCDPKIIHRDVKAANILLDEDFEAVVGDFGLAKLLDHQDSHVTTAVRGTVGHIAPEYLSTGQSSEKTDVFGFGILLLELITGQKALDFGRAANQKGVMLDWVKKLHQDGKLSLLVDKDLKGNFDRIELEEMVQVALLCTQFNPLHRPRMSEVLRMLEGDGLAEKWEASQMIKTPNLRSCDNDNPPQRYSDFIEESSLVLEAMELSGPR, encoded by the exons ATGGAAATAAAGAATTTGATGCTGTTTAGACTGGGGTTACTGATTTTGGCATTGAATGGGGTTTCCTCTGCAACTCTTTCTCCTACTGGTATAAATTATGAAG TGGTTGCTTTAATGGCCATAAAATTGAATCTACGCGATCCATACAATGTTCTCGAAAATTGGGATTCGAATTCGGTTGATCCATGTAGTTGGAGGATGGTTACTTGCACTGCAGATGGATATGTTTCTGCCTT GGGACTTCCTAGTCAGAGCTTATCCGGGACCTTATCAACATCGATAGGGAACCTTAGCTACTTGCAATCAGT GTTGCTTCAGAATAATGCTATTTCAGGTTCCATTCCAGCTACCATCGGGAAGTTAGAAAAGCTTGGAACTCTCGATCTCTCCAACAATACTTTCAGTGGTGAAATACCTGCCTCCTTGGGAGACCTGAAAAACTTAAACTATTT GCGGTTAAACAACAACAGCCTTACCGGAGCCTGCCCGGAATCTTTGTCAAAAATCGGAGGTCTCAGTCTTGT GGACCTATCTTTCAATAATCTGAGTGGTTCCCTTCCAAAAATATCAGCAAGGACTTTCAA AGTTGTTGGAAACCCTTTAATTTGTGGACCTAAGGCAAGCAACAATTGTTCTGCTTTCTTTCCCGAGCCTCTTTCTCTCCCACCCGATGGTCTAAAAG ACTCCGGATCGAAAGGTCATCATGTAGCTGTTGCTTTTGGTGCTAGCTTTGGTGCGGCTTTTTTCATCATACTGTTTATGGGGTTACTAGTTTGGTGGAGATATAGACGCAACCAGCAGATTTTCTTTGATGTTAATG AACAATATGTCCTGGAAGTATGCTTGGGCCATTTGAAGAGGTATACATTTAAGGAGCTTAGGGCTGCAACTGACCATTTCAACTCAAAAAATATTCTTGGGAGAGGTGGATTCGGGATAGTGTACAAGGGTTTGTTGAGTGACGGGACTTTGGTGGCCGTTAAAAGGCTGAAGGACTACAATATAGCTGGCGGTGAGATTCAATTTCAGACAGAAGTAGAGACAATAAGTTTAGCTGTGCATCGCAATCTTCTCAGACTTTCTGGATTCTGTACAACTGAGAATGAACGGCTCCTGGTTTACCCCTATATGCCAAATGGAAGTGTAGCATCTAGACTAAGAG ACAATATTCATGGTCGGCCTGCTTTAGACTGGACAAGGCGGAAGAGGATATCCTTAGGTACTGCTAGGGGGCTTGTATACTTGCATGAACagtgtgacccaaaaatcattcATCGGGATGTCAAAGCTGCCAACATCTTGTTGGACGAAGACTTTGAGGCCGTTGTTGGAGATTTTGGGTTGGCAAAGCTTTTAGACCACCAAGATTCTCATGTAACGACTGCAGTCCGTGGTACTGTTGGTCACATTGCTCCAGAGTATTTATCAACAGGTCAGTCATCAGAAAAGACAGATGTATTTGGGTTCGGGATCCTGCTCCTCGAGCTAATCACTGGTCAGAAGGCCTTGGATTTCGGACGAGCAGCAAATCAGAAGGGTGTAATGCTCGATTGG GTAAAGAAGCTACATCAGGATGGTAAACTGAGCCTACTGGTGGATAAAGATCTAAAGGGAAATTTTGACAGGATTGAGTTGGAAGAAATGGTTCAAGTTGCCCTATTGTGCACTCAATTCAATCCGTTACACCGTCCGAGGATGTCCGAAGTATTAAGGATGCTAGAAGGTGATGGTTTAGCCGAGAAATGGGAAGCATCACAAATGATAAAGACGCCGAATCTCCGATCATGCGATAACGATAACCCTCCTCAACGGTACTCGGATTTTATAGAAGAATCATCACTTGTGCTTGAAGCCATGGAGCTTTCTGGTCCTAGGTGA